One genomic segment of Arthrobacter sp. JZ12 includes these proteins:
- a CDS encoding MoxR family ATPase: MTMTAEQATWFAGTFDKLVGNVGQAVLGKSQVVRLVLTAMLAEGHVLLEDAPGTGKTMLARSLAATVQGTHSRIQFTPDLLPSDVTGITIYDQKTQEFEFHKGPIFANIVLADEINRASPKTQSALLEVMEESRVTVDGTSYTNDRPFMVIATQNPIEQAGTYRLPEAQLDRFLIKTMIGYPDHASTVQLLGGSSTRDRSAALNPIITTQAVTDMADLATETHVDPAVLEYISRLTEETRTASETRLGVSVRGALAMVRAAKVWAAGQGRHYVLPDDVKELAPFVWTHRFVMDPEAEFAGATAEAVLRRVLADVSAPQQRATA; the protein is encoded by the coding sequence GACAGGCCGTTCTTGGCAAGTCGCAGGTGGTGCGGCTTGTTCTGACTGCCATGCTCGCCGAGGGGCATGTGCTGCTGGAGGATGCTCCGGGTACGGGGAAGACCATGCTCGCGCGTTCACTCGCTGCGACCGTCCAGGGCACCCATTCCCGCATCCAGTTCACCCCCGATCTGCTGCCCTCCGATGTCACCGGCATCACCATCTATGACCAGAAAACCCAGGAATTCGAGTTCCACAAGGGTCCCATCTTCGCCAACATCGTGCTCGCGGACGAGATCAACCGCGCATCTCCGAAGACCCAGTCGGCACTGCTTGAGGTCATGGAAGAGTCCCGGGTTACCGTCGACGGCACCAGCTACACGAATGACCGGCCGTTCATGGTCATCGCAACCCAGAACCCGATCGAGCAGGCAGGCACCTACCGGCTCCCCGAAGCGCAGCTCGATCGCTTCCTGATCAAGACGATGATCGGTTACCCCGACCACGCCTCAACCGTTCAGCTGCTCGGCGGATCCTCCACGCGTGACCGCTCGGCAGCACTGAACCCGATCATCACCACGCAGGCAGTGACCGACATGGCGGACCTCGCCACGGAGACCCACGTTGACCCGGCGGTCCTTGAATACATCTCCCGCCTGACGGAGGAGACCCGCACGGCTTCGGAAACCCGCCTCGGCGTGAGTGTCCGTGGCGCGTTGGCCATGGTTCGGGCGGCGAAGGTCTGGGCGGCCGGCCAAGGGCGGCACTATGTGCTTCCCGACGACGTCAAGGAGCTTGCGCCGTTTGTCTGGACGCACCGCTTCGTCATGGATCCCGAGGCGGAGTTCGCCGGCGCCACCGCCGAAGCGGTTCTCCGTCGGGTGCTTGCCGACGTTTCCGCACCGCAGCAACGCGCTACCGCCTGA
- a CDS encoding DUF58 domain-containing protein — translation MSTSTETEQKRSSRRRPADSSRRRAAAPAKTPKRTRRPGPQSRLHPGSLSREAWLLARSAATPVVGRAAAGLKRYCGPVLGVVSPLGWIIAGTVAAFWLAGVVFGWREALVAALLGTVLFLLAVGFILGRSAYAVELDLTRTRVAVGDRAVGSVSVSNTSSKALLPASLELPVGAATAIFHLPRLKPGQLHEDLFTIPTQRRAVIVVGPVRSVRADPLSLLRRQVLWTEPTDLFVHPRTVALVGSAAGFIKDLEGLPTRELSSADVSFHALRDYVPGDDRRHIHWKTTARTGQLMVRQFEETRRSHLAVALSTNTQEYSSENEFELGVSVAGSIGLQAIREQRNLSVLTQDGPLRSETGRNLLDDMTRIEGRSTRHTAVDLARSTADTVPNASVVFFVVGPHVTPSQLRSAAASIPPGIRCIAIRCVADQEQGRATIGDLTVLTLNDLSDLPMILRKAAA, via the coding sequence ATGTCCACGAGTACCGAAACCGAGCAGAAGCGCTCCTCGCGCCGGCGTCCTGCCGACTCTTCCCGCCGTCGTGCGGCTGCCCCTGCCAAGACTCCGAAGCGCACACGCAGGCCTGGACCGCAGTCCCGTCTGCACCCGGGATCACTGAGCCGGGAAGCCTGGCTGCTTGCGCGCTCGGCCGCTACGCCGGTCGTGGGAAGAGCCGCGGCGGGACTGAAGCGCTACTGCGGCCCGGTCCTCGGCGTTGTCAGCCCTCTGGGCTGGATCATCGCGGGAACGGTCGCAGCATTCTGGCTGGCCGGCGTCGTCTTCGGCTGGCGGGAAGCCCTTGTAGCCGCACTGCTCGGCACGGTGCTCTTTCTCCTGGCCGTGGGGTTCATCCTCGGCCGCTCCGCCTACGCGGTGGAGCTTGATCTGACGCGCACGCGCGTGGCGGTGGGGGACCGTGCCGTCGGAAGTGTTTCCGTCTCCAACACCTCCAGCAAGGCGCTGCTCCCGGCGTCGCTGGAGCTGCCGGTAGGCGCTGCGACGGCGATCTTCCACCTGCCCCGGCTGAAACCCGGCCAGTTGCACGAGGACCTCTTCACGATTCCCACCCAGCGCCGCGCCGTCATCGTGGTGGGTCCCGTCCGGTCAGTGCGCGCAGATCCGCTGAGCCTGCTGCGCCGCCAGGTCCTCTGGACCGAACCCACCGACCTTTTCGTGCATCCGCGGACAGTGGCACTGGTCGGTTCGGCAGCCGGCTTCATCAAGGACCTGGAAGGCCTGCCCACCAGGGAGCTTTCCAGCGCCGATGTCTCCTTCCACGCCCTGCGCGACTACGTTCCAGGTGACGACCGCCGTCACATCCACTGGAAGACGACTGCGCGCACGGGCCAGCTCATGGTCCGCCAGTTCGAGGAGACACGGCGGTCCCACCTTGCCGTTGCGCTCTCGACCAACACCCAGGAGTACAGCTCGGAGAATGAGTTCGAGCTCGGTGTATCCGTAGCCGGATCGATCGGGCTGCAGGCAATCCGCGAACAAAGGAACCTCAGCGTGCTGACCCAGGACGGGCCGCTGCGTTCGGAGACCGGGCGGAACCTCCTCGATGACATGACCCGCATCGAGGGACGGAGTACACGCCACACCGCTGTGGACCTCGCCCGCAGCACGGCGGACACCGTACCCAACGCGTCGGTAGTGTTCTTCGTCGTCGGGCCGCACGTGACACCCTCCCAGCTCCGGTCTGCCGCTGCCTCAATCCCGCCGGGCATCCGATGCATCGCCATCCGCTGCGTCGCAGACCAGGAACAGGGCCGCGCCACGATCGGTGATCTCACGGTCCTGACCCTGAACGACCTCTCCGACCTCCCCATGATCCTTCGAAAGGCAGCAGCATGA
- a CDS encoding DUF3488 and transglutaminase-like domain-containing protein, translating into MSRRAGRNPRRLPRKLQALIDVGALTVLLGIGVLGFGPTFGGDLRYLVSGFGGLALGLGAAWCSARFRWGFWTTAAVLLGAYLLLGHALAAPVESFLGFLPTLESLRVLIVGIVFSWKDLLTVADPVGIGRGMLVVPFLATLILSAVAGLLAWRLRTPYWVLLPVLGLFVVSISFGTNRASLPELRGILLIVTATGWLAYRRDIARTDENSALSASSQDDPAAQVVSRSGRTRRLGLGAAVLAAGTAITLVISPVFASDADRDVLRDVVEPPVDLFDYPSPLTSFRKYVKDQSEETLLTVQGLPEGQRIRLAAMDAYDGVVYNVNPQAAGNFARVGDAQQLGSTDVADDDGTVATLDITIEGYSGVWLPSGGELLGVDLNGPRAQELNRSLYYNDDALTALSTTGVQEGDSYSVNVVFPDVPSDEVLTQYDFADLSLPRVQNDPPVIASKASEYVGEVPEPIERARRIEQVLSSQGFFSNGKDGEAPSLPGHGAARMLTLLDSEQMVGDDEQYAVSMALMARKLNIPARVVMGFYPDWDEVEDPSAPIALTGEDVHAWVEIAFNNAGWVPFNPTPPEDNEPVPPQQQPRSSPKPQVLQPPPPPQEPAELPPDSAPEPQDAEERTKDFWDDWGPLIRAIALALIPLGVLLLPLLLIALLKLRRRKRRANDGAPSQRVGGGWSEILSLATDLGAETNSKATRRESARELGESFPGSAVSTTMLAERADANIFAAGEPSEREVEEYWSAVDASLNDMRGSVGWFGRQRARFSPRSLIREARPTMERRRSGAPTDGRAAGLAGVVRRRRR; encoded by the coding sequence ATGAGCCGCAGGGCCGGGCGCAATCCCCGCCGCCTTCCCCGGAAACTGCAGGCGCTCATCGACGTGGGCGCGCTGACGGTCCTGCTGGGTATCGGCGTGCTCGGGTTCGGGCCCACTTTCGGCGGAGACCTGCGCTATCTGGTGTCGGGTTTTGGCGGCCTCGCCCTTGGTCTGGGCGCGGCCTGGTGCAGCGCGCGCTTCCGTTGGGGATTCTGGACCACGGCCGCGGTGCTGCTGGGTGCCTACCTGCTGCTCGGCCATGCCCTGGCAGCACCGGTCGAATCGTTCCTGGGCTTCCTGCCCACCCTTGAATCGCTGCGCGTCCTGATTGTGGGAATCGTCTTTTCCTGGAAGGACCTGCTGACCGTAGCCGACCCGGTAGGCATCGGCCGCGGCATGCTGGTGGTGCCCTTCCTTGCCACCCTGATCCTGTCTGCGGTAGCCGGCCTGCTCGCGTGGCGCCTGCGCACACCCTACTGGGTGCTGTTGCCCGTGCTTGGGCTGTTCGTGGTCAGCATTTCCTTCGGCACCAACCGCGCCTCCCTGCCGGAACTGCGCGGAATCCTCCTGATCGTGACGGCAACCGGGTGGCTGGCCTACCGGCGCGACATCGCGCGCACCGACGAAAATTCGGCCCTTTCCGCCTCCTCCCAGGACGACCCTGCCGCACAGGTCGTCAGCCGCAGCGGCCGGACGCGGCGGCTGGGACTGGGTGCTGCGGTGCTGGCAGCTGGAACGGCGATCACCCTCGTCATCAGTCCGGTGTTCGCCTCGGACGCTGACCGCGATGTACTGCGGGACGTCGTCGAGCCCCCAGTGGACCTCTTCGACTATCCCAGCCCCCTCACCAGCTTCCGCAAGTATGTGAAGGACCAATCGGAGGAGACCCTCCTGACAGTCCAGGGGCTGCCGGAGGGTCAGCGGATCCGCCTGGCCGCCATGGACGCCTACGACGGCGTGGTCTACAACGTGAACCCGCAGGCAGCGGGCAACTTCGCCCGGGTCGGCGACGCGCAGCAACTGGGCAGCACCGACGTCGCGGACGACGACGGCACGGTCGCGACGCTGGACATCACCATTGAGGGCTACAGCGGAGTGTGGCTGCCCTCCGGCGGTGAACTGCTGGGAGTGGACCTGAACGGGCCGCGCGCGCAGGAACTGAACCGTTCCCTGTACTACAACGACGACGCGCTGACCGCCCTTTCGACCACAGGTGTCCAGGAGGGGGACAGCTACTCCGTGAACGTGGTGTTCCCGGATGTCCCCAGTGACGAGGTCCTGACCCAGTACGATTTCGCCGACCTCAGCCTGCCCCGGGTCCAGAATGACCCGCCGGTCATCGCCTCGAAGGCCAGCGAGTACGTCGGTGAGGTCCCCGAACCCATCGAACGGGCGCGCCGGATCGAGCAGGTGCTCTCATCGCAGGGGTTCTTCAGCAACGGCAAGGACGGCGAAGCTCCCTCACTGCCCGGGCACGGCGCCGCCCGCATGCTCACCCTGCTCGACTCGGAGCAGATGGTCGGCGATGACGAACAATACGCCGTCTCCATGGCACTGATGGCACGCAAGCTCAACATTCCCGCCCGCGTGGTCATGGGCTTCTACCCGGACTGGGATGAGGTTGAGGATCCATCCGCTCCGATCGCGCTCACCGGCGAGGACGTCCACGCCTGGGTTGAAATCGCCTTCAACAATGCCGGTTGGGTTCCCTTTAACCCCACTCCGCCTGAGGACAACGAGCCCGTACCGCCCCAGCAGCAGCCCCGGTCCTCGCCGAAACCGCAGGTTCTGCAGCCGCCGCCGCCTCCGCAGGAGCCGGCCGAACTGCCGCCGGACTCCGCGCCGGAACCGCAGGACGCCGAAGAGCGCACCAAGGACTTCTGGGATGACTGGGGGCCGCTGATCCGCGCCATTGCGCTGGCGCTGATTCCGTTGGGCGTGCTGCTGCTACCGCTGCTGCTGATCGCCCTGCTGAAACTACGACGCCGGAAGCGGCGGGCGAACGACGGCGCGCCGTCACAGCGGGTCGGCGGTGGTTGGAGCGAGATCCTGAGCCTGGCCACTGATCTGGGCGCAGAGACCAACTCAAAGGCGACCCGTCGAGAGAGCGCTCGCGAACTCGGAGAGTCCTTCCCCGGCAGTGCAGTTTCCACCACCATGCTCGCCGAACGCGCCGACGCGAATATCTTCGCGGCGGGGGAGCCGAGCGAGCGGGAAGTGGAGGAGTACTGGAGCGCTGTCGATGCCTCGCTCAACGACATGCGGGGATCCGTGGGCTGGTTCGGCCGACAGCGGGCGCGTTTTTCCCCGCGTTCGCTCATCCGCGAAGCACGGCCCACCATGGAGCGTCGCCGCTCAGGTGCACCGACAGACGGGCGGGCAGCGGGCCTGGCAGGAGTTGTGCGAAGGCGGCGCCGGTGA
- a CDS encoding RDD family protein has protein sequence MAQLNLENGSAGKRFGAKLVDGIPAALISGLAVAVAMPLIGYEQVSASSAVLDLSMFFVVAGAGNLLALGYWIFLWGWEAKTGKTLGNLLFGIRTTNLEGFAPGWLAVFLRNLIIGLSGIVPVIGFVLVMISNLFDGPDRRQGWYDKAGRTFVFDVRRGRNPLLTGGINGPSSFAPQPPPPALQPVSSPLVQREAVSAPMAPAPAPSGPSALAPEKVPTGRTAPLIPDLEPTHPDEEAGQTVVTRRAKPRGVRIRLDDGRDLVLTSAALIGRNPAAKETETAELIPVQDEGRSVSKTHLHLRVEDGRLWVTDRHSTNGSAVTGVNGDRTTLAGGHPYWAEPGSTVHFGDRSFQVEQA, from the coding sequence ATGGCTCAGCTCAACCTTGAGAACGGATCGGCCGGAAAGCGGTTTGGGGCCAAACTCGTGGACGGGATTCCTGCTGCCCTGATCTCCGGGCTGGCGGTCGCCGTCGCGATGCCCCTGATCGGCTATGAGCAGGTATCGGCGAGTTCCGCGGTGCTGGACCTGAGCATGTTCTTCGTGGTCGCCGGAGCGGGTAACCTCCTCGCCCTGGGCTACTGGATCTTCCTGTGGGGCTGGGAAGCGAAAACCGGAAAGACCCTCGGGAACCTGCTGTTCGGAATCCGGACCACAAACCTCGAGGGATTCGCTCCCGGATGGCTCGCGGTTTTCCTGCGGAACCTCATCATCGGGCTTTCGGGGATCGTTCCGGTCATCGGCTTCGTGTTGGTGATGATTTCAAACCTGTTCGACGGCCCCGACCGCCGCCAGGGTTGGTACGACAAGGCTGGCCGGACCTTCGTCTTCGATGTCCGGCGCGGACGCAACCCGCTGCTCACCGGGGGAATCAACGGGCCGTCGTCGTTCGCGCCGCAGCCTCCTCCGCCAGCCCTCCAGCCCGTTTCATCACCGCTGGTTCAACGCGAGGCCGTGAGTGCTCCGATGGCTCCCGCACCGGCGCCGAGCGGGCCAAGCGCTTTGGCCCCCGAGAAGGTGCCGACCGGCCGGACAGCACCGCTGATACCGGACCTTGAACCCACACACCCGGACGAGGAAGCTGGGCAGACCGTCGTGACCCGGCGGGCCAAGCCCAGGGGAGTGCGCATACGCCTTGATGACGGGCGGGACCTGGTGTTGACGTCCGCTGCCCTGATCGGCCGCAACCCTGCAGCAAAAGAGACGGAAACCGCGGAGCTGATCCCGGTGCAGGATGAGGGGCGCTCCGTCTCCAAGACCCACCTGCACCTCCGGGTGGAGGACGGACGGCTCTGGGTTACCGACCGGCACTCGACAAATGGGAGCGCCGTCACCGGTGTGAACGGGGACCGGACTACACTTGCCGGCGGACATCCGTACTGGGCAGAGCCCGGCTCGACCGTCCATTTCGGCGACCGCAGCTTCCAGGTGGAGCAGGCATGA
- a CDS encoding PP2C family protein-serine/threonine phosphatase, which produces MNAPVEAKDWDIKLTVGYASDRGLKRQLNEDSLIAVEPIFAVADGMGGHEAGEIASGICVRTLGESSIIGTHAPRFSAADLEELLQSADEHIRAETGGRAGTTLSGVVFVEESGMPYWLFFNVGDSRTYRLSQGRFGQISVDHSEVQELVDRGHITQEQAAGHPRRHVITRALGTGDDSEADYWLMPVEMGDRILICSDGLSTELSEEQIYAVLSSVANPQQAADELVQETLRHGARDNVTVIVVDAHGVDGDDLQTTAPRLLDPEAERS; this is translated from the coding sequence ATGAACGCACCGGTAGAAGCAAAGGATTGGGATATCAAACTCACCGTCGGGTACGCGTCGGATCGCGGCCTCAAGCGTCAACTGAACGAAGATTCCCTGATCGCGGTTGAACCGATTTTCGCCGTCGCCGACGGCATGGGCGGACACGAAGCCGGAGAGATAGCCAGCGGCATCTGCGTTCGCACGCTTGGTGAAAGCAGCATCATCGGCACGCATGCCCCGCGCTTCTCTGCCGCCGACCTCGAGGAACTCCTCCAGTCGGCAGACGAGCATATCCGCGCCGAAACCGGCGGCCGGGCCGGAACAACACTGTCCGGCGTCGTCTTCGTTGAGGAGTCCGGCATGCCGTACTGGCTTTTCTTCAACGTGGGTGATTCGCGCACGTACCGCCTCAGCCAGGGCCGGTTCGGCCAGATTTCCGTTGATCACTCCGAGGTTCAGGAACTGGTGGACCGCGGCCACATCACCCAGGAACAGGCGGCTGGCCATCCGCGCAGGCATGTCATCACGCGCGCCCTGGGCACCGGCGACGATTCCGAGGCCGACTACTGGCTCATGCCGGTCGAGATGGGAGACCGCATCCTCATCTGTTCCGACGGCCTCAGCACCGAACTGTCGGAGGAACAGATCTACGCAGTGCTCAGCTCGGTGGCGAATCCCCAGCAGGCAGCCGATGAGCTGGTCCAGGAGACCCTGCGCCACGGAGCCCGCGACAATGTCACCGTAATCGTGGTGGATGCCCACGGTGTCGACGGCGACGATCTCCAGACCACGGCCCCGCGCCTGCTCGACCCGGAGGCAGAGCGTTCGTGA
- a CDS encoding FHA domain-containing protein, with translation MNAVRYQPGGDWLGIVRAGAVVLLPSSTDQGMLDRLWSRLADTVDLQSVLQLVSGGFGQGLASMPPFAVVLFSDRLHAVLRGSVRLTVGEGDDAVELSGEHVTTWTERIFDAGEPNFTLRAGNGYRSSDGGPDSGHLLTLEAGMMQTSLVTAGPAPAPWVAVAPLANEPVVVAGVAETDLHQTDPEKAATGAAEAEELATINPALFLGTDGSHDDPADGTADDAAEDTAVGFTDGTEATVYPSAALAQEEPSQGDDPDLETTGYDHLWDRTVVRRVEDAAVRPADNEDEEPAPEPGGPASRATESPSQDEPSAAHEASAPRVEAQPAVPAPAPTPVPPSAPGLIDSVPWARKSTTPLPPAATADVVPPLSAPVSAVPPAPAPAPIQPLTMPANSLPVNSLPATQAMDSANLDDHDGQTIMRSDLQQAAAAPIPAPADSRPGTGPMVLARLCGQGHANPPEASTCGVCSSPLTNEPQEVRRPSLGTMRISTGEVVELDQPLVIGRQPSVSRVQGKGMPKLIQVTSAGGDISRSHVEVRLDGWHVLLCDLRATNGTVLIRPGQAPRRLGEGESAILLDGDVAQLGDDVFLRFEGLR, from the coding sequence GTGAATGCGGTTCGTTACCAGCCGGGAGGCGACTGGCTGGGAATTGTGCGCGCCGGTGCGGTTGTCCTTCTCCCGTCCTCGACGGATCAGGGCATGCTCGACCGGTTGTGGAGCAGGCTGGCGGACACGGTCGACCTGCAGTCGGTGCTGCAGCTCGTGAGCGGCGGGTTCGGCCAGGGGCTGGCCTCCATGCCGCCCTTCGCCGTCGTTCTCTTCTCCGACCGGCTACATGCCGTGCTGCGTGGTTCGGTTCGGCTTACGGTGGGCGAGGGGGACGACGCCGTCGAACTCTCCGGTGAGCACGTCACCACCTGGACGGAACGCATTTTCGACGCCGGGGAACCGAACTTCACGCTGCGGGCAGGAAACGGTTACCGCTCATCGGATGGCGGGCCGGACTCCGGGCACCTGCTGACGCTCGAAGCGGGCATGATGCAGACCTCCCTGGTCACTGCGGGCCCTGCCCCCGCACCCTGGGTGGCGGTCGCGCCCCTGGCGAATGAGCCGGTGGTGGTTGCCGGTGTTGCTGAAACCGATCTCCACCAAACGGATCCGGAGAAGGCGGCCACTGGAGCAGCGGAGGCCGAGGAACTCGCGACGATCAATCCGGCGCTCTTCCTGGGCACGGACGGTTCCCACGACGACCCTGCTGACGGCACCGCTGATGACGCCGCAGAAGACACTGCGGTCGGCTTTACGGACGGCACAGAGGCCACCGTCTACCCGTCCGCAGCCTTGGCACAGGAAGAGCCGAGCCAGGGCGACGACCCCGACCTGGAGACAACCGGGTACGACCATTTGTGGGACCGCACTGTGGTCCGGAGGGTCGAGGACGCTGCCGTACGGCCGGCGGACAACGAGGACGAGGAACCAGCGCCGGAACCGGGCGGACCTGCATCGCGGGCGACTGAGTCGCCGTCGCAAGATGAGCCGTCCGCGGCACATGAAGCTTCCGCGCCCCGGGTGGAGGCCCAGCCGGCAGTGCCGGCCCCTGCGCCTACACCGGTCCCGCCGTCCGCGCCTGGGCTGATTGACTCCGTGCCATGGGCGCGCAAGAGCACGACGCCGCTTCCGCCGGCCGCGACCGCCGACGTCGTCCCTCCGCTCTCAGCGCCGGTTTCGGCCGTGCCGCCCGCCCCAGCCCCGGCCCCCATCCAGCCTCTGACCATGCCGGCAAACTCCCTGCCGGTAAACTCCCTGCCGGCGACGCAGGCCATGGATTCCGCAAACCTGGACGACCACGACGGCCAGACGATCATGCGCAGCGACCTGCAGCAGGCCGCTGCTGCCCCCATACCGGCACCCGCGGATTCCCGTCCCGGAACCGGCCCCATGGTGCTGGCACGCCTCTGCGGACAGGGGCACGCCAACCCACCGGAAGCATCAACGTGCGGCGTCTGTTCGTCGCCTCTCACCAACGAGCCGCAGGAGGTGCGCCGGCCGAGCTTGGGCACCATGCGCATCTCCACGGGAGAGGTCGTGGAGCTGGACCAGCCGCTGGTCATCGGGAGGCAGCCGTCCGTTTCACGTGTGCAGGGCAAGGGCATGCCAAAGCTGATCCAGGTCACCAGCGCGGGCGGGGATATCTCCCGCTCGCATGTCGAGGTGCGGCTGGACGGTTGGCACGTGCTGCTGTGCGACCTCCGGGCCACCAACGGAACCGTGCTGATCCGCCCGGGCCAGGCGCCCCGGCGCCTCGGAGAGGGTGAGAGTGCAATCCTGCTCGACGGCGATGTTGCACAGCTCGGTGACGACGTCTTCCTCCGCTTCGAGGGCCTGCGATGA
- a CDS encoding serine/threonine-protein kinase, producing the protein MSSRRAAAPPPHIPGYRYISLLGSGGFSDVYLYEQDRPRRRVAVKVLVSGLLTEGARRAFESEANLMAQLSTHPYIVTIYEANITDDGHSYLAMEYCSRPSLDVRYRRGRLSLAETLTIGIQVASAVESAHRAGIVHRDIKPANILVTDYGRPALTDFGISGTTDGSGDEDMGMSIPWSPPEAFAGGSIDGVRMDVWSLGATLYTLLAGRSPFVFPGMDNSQRQLMDRIRSMPLASIGRDDVPQSLELALSTAMAKNPASRYSSAHSFALTLQRIQTELGIAVTPFEVLDDAEHIQDEDDDVEATRVRKVVSIDPESPTFSPTFPTATGTAPSRALQRDVPTFGAPPSSSSPTQGTQPAPPAFRPDPAADEETADHAWRDRTVLRGSAAHTDSVRMDTTINRPAPSVAEEDEAHEEPRRKRGPLVGILVGVGVLAAAAIGAAAVVNGQSGEDPVVTAPTQAPPDALAGVEGVVPPPADIKAAQSGNNVVFTWTNSDPLEGDVYRFRTVTVQDEGEWKRTVQTEAPVVANPDGQTCADIQIVRANGTASEPERACWPE; encoded by the coding sequence ATGAGTTCACGGCGCGCCGCCGCCCCACCCCCGCACATCCCCGGATACCGGTACATCAGCCTGCTCGGCTCGGGCGGCTTCTCCGACGTCTACCTCTACGAGCAGGACCGGCCCCGCCGCCGCGTAGCCGTGAAGGTGCTGGTGTCCGGCCTGCTTACGGAGGGGGCCCGCCGGGCGTTCGAGTCCGAGGCCAACCTGATGGCCCAGCTCTCCACGCACCCCTACATCGTGACCATCTACGAGGCCAACATCACCGATGACGGACACTCGTACCTCGCGATGGAGTACTGCTCCCGTCCAAGCCTCGATGTCCGGTACCGCCGCGGACGGCTGTCCCTCGCCGAGACGCTCACGATCGGGATCCAGGTAGCCTCAGCCGTGGAGTCGGCGCACCGGGCGGGCATTGTTCACCGCGACATCAAGCCGGCCAACATCCTGGTGACCGACTACGGCCGCCCCGCGCTCACCGACTTCGGTATCTCCGGAACCACCGACGGCAGCGGCGACGAAGACATGGGAATGTCCATCCCGTGGTCACCGCCCGAGGCGTTCGCGGGCGGCAGCATCGACGGCGTGCGCATGGACGTGTGGTCGCTGGGCGCCACCCTCTACACGCTGCTTGCGGGCAGGTCGCCCTTCGTGTTCCCCGGCATGGACAACTCCCAGCGCCAGCTGATGGACCGCATCAGATCCATGCCGCTGGCCTCCATCGGCCGCGACGACGTGCCGCAGTCGCTGGAACTGGCGCTGTCCACCGCCATGGCGAAGAACCCCGCCTCGCGCTACAGCTCCGCCCATTCCTTCGCGCTCACCCTGCAGCGCATCCAGACCGAACTCGGTATCGCGGTCACCCCGTTCGAAGTGCTTGACGACGCCGAGCACATTCAGGACGAGGACGACGACGTCGAGGCCACCCGGGTGCGCAAGGTCGTCTCCATCGACCCCGAGTCACCCACCTTCTCGCCGACCTTCCCGACGGCGACGGGTACCGCGCCCTCGCGGGCGCTCCAACGGGACGTGCCCACTTTCGGTGCCCCGCCGTCGTCGTCATCTCCCACCCAGGGCACCCAGCCGGCACCGCCCGCCTTCCGGCCCGACCCGGCAGCGGATGAGGAAACGGCGGACCACGCCTGGCGCGACCGCACCGTGCTGCGCGGCAGTGCGGCGCACACGGACTCGGTGCGGATGGACACCACGATCAACCGTCCGGCCCCCAGCGTCGCGGAGGAGGACGAGGCCCACGAAGAGCCGCGGCGGAAGCGCGGGCCGCTCGTGGGAATCCTCGTGGGAGTGGGCGTGCTAGCCGCCGCGGCGATCGGCGCTGCCGCCGTCGTCAACGGCCAGTCCGGGGAGGACCCGGTGGTCACCGCACCCACGCAGGCACCGCCGGACGCCCTCGCCGGAGTGGAAGGTGTGGTTCCGCCGCCCGCAGACATCAAGGCAGCCCAATCGGGGAACAACGTGGTGTTCACGTGGACCAACTCCGACCCGCTGGAAGGCGATGTCTACCGGTTCCGTACCGTCACCGTGCAGGACGAGGGCGAGTGGAAGCGGACAGTGCAGACAGAAGCGCCCGTCGTGGCCAACCCGGACGGCCAAACGTGCGCTGATATACAGATAGTGCGGGCCAACGGGACCGCATCGGAGCCTGAACGTGCTTGCTGGCCCGAGTGA